Proteins encoded in a region of the Paenibacillus pedocola genome:
- the atpA gene encoding F0F1 ATP synthase subunit alpha, translating to MGIRPEEISTLIKSQIEQYKTDIEVAEIGTVIQVGDGIARVYGLENAMAGELLEFSNGVVGMALNLEESNVGVVILGEYKEIREGDQVKRTGQIMQVPVGDAMLGRVVNALGQPLDGKGPIATTEFRPVEHNAPGVIDRKSVHEPMQTGLKAIDAMVPIGRGQRELIIGDRQTGKTAIAIDAIINQKGNGMKCIYVAIGQKQSTVAQVVETLRRHGALEYTIVVTASASEPSPLLYIAPYAGCAMGEYFMYKGEHVLVIYDDLSKQASAYRELSLLLRRPPGREAFPGDVFYLHSRLLERAAKLSDELGGGSLTALPFIETQASDVSAYIPTNVISITDGQIFLESDLFYSGQRPAINVGISVSRVGGSAQIKAMKKVAGSLRLDLAQYRELQAFSQFGSDLDKSTQARLNRGARMMEILKQGVNQPLSVEHQVISLYTAVKGHLDDIPVKDVRRFEKEFLAFVDTSAAGIVKSITDTKDLTADNEAALKEAIDKFKKGFATS from the coding sequence TTGGGCATCAGACCTGAAGAGATCAGCACTTTGATCAAAAGTCAAATTGAGCAATATAAAACCGATATCGAAGTGGCCGAAATTGGCACCGTCATTCAAGTCGGAGACGGTATCGCCCGTGTCTACGGTCTGGAAAACGCGATGGCAGGCGAATTGCTGGAGTTCTCCAACGGAGTAGTAGGCATGGCGCTCAACCTGGAAGAAAGCAACGTCGGTGTTGTTATCCTGGGTGAGTACAAGGAAATTCGTGAAGGTGATCAAGTAAAACGTACAGGACAAATCATGCAGGTTCCGGTTGGCGATGCTATGCTGGGCCGTGTAGTGAATGCACTCGGACAGCCGCTCGACGGCAAAGGTCCAATTGCAACCACTGAATTCCGTCCTGTGGAACATAACGCTCCAGGCGTTATCGACCGCAAATCGGTACATGAGCCGATGCAGACCGGCCTCAAAGCGATTGATGCGATGGTGCCGATCGGCCGCGGACAACGTGAGCTTATCATCGGTGACCGTCAGACCGGTAAAACGGCTATCGCAATCGATGCCATCATCAACCAAAAAGGCAATGGCATGAAATGTATCTATGTTGCCATCGGCCAGAAACAATCGACAGTAGCACAGGTTGTTGAAACTCTCCGCCGCCACGGCGCACTGGAGTATACAATCGTTGTAACCGCTTCGGCATCCGAGCCGTCTCCGCTGCTGTATATCGCTCCATACGCAGGCTGCGCAATGGGCGAATACTTCATGTACAAAGGCGAGCATGTCCTCGTCATTTATGATGACCTTTCGAAGCAAGCATCCGCTTACCGTGAATTGTCCCTGCTGCTCCGCCGTCCACCGGGCCGCGAAGCGTTCCCTGGTGACGTATTCTATCTACACTCCCGTCTTTTGGAGCGTGCGGCTAAGCTTAGCGATGAGCTTGGTGGAGGTTCATTAACCGCGCTGCCATTTATCGAAACACAGGCATCTGACGTATCGGCTTACATTCCTACGAACGTAATCTCGATTACCGACGGCCAGATCTTCCTGGAATCCGACCTGTTCTATTCCGGTCAGCGTCCGGCGATCAACGTCGGTATCTCCGTATCCCGTGTAGGCGGTTCCGCGCAGATCAAAGCAATGAAGAAGGTTGCCGGCTCACTCCGTCTGGATTTGGCCCAATACCGCGAACTTCAGGCGTTCTCCCAGTTTGGTTCCGATCTGGATAAATCTACGCAAGCCCGTCTGAACCGCGGTGCGCGTATGATGGAAATTCTTAAGCAGGGTGTTAACCAGCCGCTGTCTGTAGAACACCAGGTAATCAGCTTGTATACAGCTGTCAAAGGCCATCTGGATGATATCCCTGTCAAAGACGTAAGACGTTTTGAGAAGGAATTCCTGGCTTTTGTGGACACCAGCGCTGCCGGAATCGTTAAATCCATCACGGATACTAAAGATTTGACTGCAGATAACGAAGCTGCGCTCAAAGAAGCTATTGATAAATTCAAAAAAGGCTTTGCGACGAGCTAA
- a CDS encoding F0F1 ATP synthase subunit delta produces MSRDTVVAKRYAKALYSAAVEKGITLEVEEQLKMVVEVLHLDLEVRRFILAPRISQSDKLNVLRTALQGKVSPTVMNTVELLVERGRTDIFADLLETYIKIEGDALGIGDATVYSTYALSQEEQDSVAAEFSQLTNRKIRVTNLIDKSLLGGLKVVIGDTLYDGSLSGKLARLEKSFNDKHRR; encoded by the coding sequence ATGAGCCGCGATACGGTAGTTGCCAAACGATATGCCAAAGCTCTGTACAGTGCAGCGGTGGAAAAAGGCATTACACTTGAAGTGGAAGAACAGCTTAAAATGGTAGTTGAGGTGCTTCATCTCGACCTGGAAGTGAGACGGTTTATTCTTGCACCGCGGATCTCACAATCCGATAAGCTGAATGTACTGCGTACAGCGCTTCAGGGTAAAGTCTCTCCGACGGTGATGAACACGGTAGAGCTGCTGGTAGAGCGGGGCAGAACCGATATTTTTGCTGATCTGCTGGAAACGTACATCAAAATAGAAGGAGACGCCCTCGGCATTGGAGATGCAACCGTGTACTCCACATATGCCCTGAGTCAAGAAGAGCAGGACAGTGTTGCCGCAGAATTCAGCCAGCTGACGAACCGCAAAATCCGGGTTACGAATCTGATTGATAAAAGCCTGCTGGGCGGATTGAAGGTCGTGATCGGCGATACGCTGTATGACGGCAGTCTTTCCGGTAAGCTTGCACGTCTCGAGAAATCTTTTAACGATAAGCATAGAAGATAG
- the atpF gene encoding F0F1 ATP synthase subunit B: protein MSFVWESSVLAIIAFGILYFLLNKYAFGPLFSVMEKRRELVLQQMDEASKTREQAVSYVEEQKQALQQARQEAHNIIQQSQATSSNQVDRILEQAKAEANRLKDEAVRDIESEKNKAVEALRSELGTASVRIASKLLEKEVKADGEQEQLVDQYLKEVGGRS from the coding sequence TTGTCTTTTGTATGGGAATCTTCCGTGTTGGCTATCATTGCCTTCGGGATTTTATACTTTTTGCTGAACAAGTACGCTTTCGGGCCGCTGTTTTCCGTTATGGAAAAACGGCGTGAACTTGTGCTGCAGCAAATGGATGAAGCGTCCAAAACCAGAGAACAGGCTGTTTCTTATGTAGAAGAACAGAAGCAGGCTCTGCAGCAGGCGCGCCAGGAGGCACATAACATCATTCAACAATCGCAGGCTACGAGTAGCAATCAGGTTGACCGTATTCTGGAGCAGGCCAAGGCAGAAGCTAACCGTCTTAAGGACGAGGCTGTCCGCGATATTGAAAGTGAGAAAAACAAGGCAGTGGAAGCACTGCGCAGCGAGCTGGGAACAGCATCGGTTCGAATCGCTTCCAAGCTGCTTGAAAAAGAAGTTAAGGCTGACGGCGAACAGGAACAGCTTGTTGATCAATACCTCAAAGAGGTAGGAGGCCGATCATGA
- the atpE gene encoding F0F1 ATP synthase subunit C gives MGVMAYLAAAIAVGLGALGAGIGNGLIVSKTVEGIARQPEAKSTLQTTMFIGVALVEALPIIGVVLAFMFYVGA, from the coding sequence ATGGGAGTTATGGCTTATTTGGCAGCTGCAATTGCAGTAGGTTTGGGAGCGCTTGGTGCCGGTATTGGTAACGGTCTGATTGTCAGCAAAACAGTAGAAGGTATCGCCCGTCAACCGGAAGCGAAATCCACTCTTCAGACTACAATGTTCATCGGGGTCGCACTGGTAGAAGCCCTGCCGATCATCGGTGTAGTACTTGCTTTCATGTTCTACGTTGGAGCTTAA
- the atpB gene encoding F0F1 ATP synthase subunit A: protein MHKSPVIMLGGLHIDLSIVLMLLVTCTICLVLGLLATRNLSVENPGKLQNFLEWAVEFVQGLISSTMDLKKGKPFLSLGLALIMFLFVGNLLGLPLGVVTDYHDAEHAKIFGKQIEPVVKELDKLHAAADPASHEEIEVGVAWWKSPTADPAVAMGLAVMIFLLSHILGITRNTKNYFKHYFEPYPFFFPINLIEQVSKLLTHGMRLFGNIFAGEVLISVILKLAALGVGGWIASVLGLIVWQGFSLFIGTIQAFIFVMLTMVYFSQMLETHDEH from the coding sequence ATGCATAAATCACCAGTTATTATGCTAGGCGGCTTACATATCGACCTTTCTATCGTGCTCATGCTATTAGTGACTTGTACCATTTGTTTAGTACTCGGACTTCTAGCTACGCGCAACTTGTCGGTCGAGAATCCCGGTAAGCTGCAGAATTTCCTGGAGTGGGCGGTTGAATTCGTTCAAGGACTGATTTCCAGCACGATGGATTTGAAGAAGGGCAAACCTTTTCTTTCTTTGGGTCTTGCGCTGATTATGTTCCTGTTTGTAGGTAACTTGCTCGGACTTCCGCTCGGTGTGGTTACGGATTATCATGATGCGGAACACGCCAAGATTTTTGGCAAGCAAATCGAGCCGGTCGTGAAGGAGCTTGATAAGCTTCACGCAGCTGCAGATCCTGCTTCCCATGAAGAAATCGAAGTGGGGGTTGCCTGGTGGAAATCACCGACAGCCGATCCAGCCGTTGCTATGGGGCTTGCGGTAATGATCTTCCTGCTGTCGCACATTCTGGGGATTACCCGCAACACCAAAAATTACTTCAAACACTATTTCGAGCCTTACCCGTTCTTCTTCCCAATCAATCTGATTGAGCAGGTGTCGAAGCTTTTGACACACGGTATGCGTCTATTCGGTAATATCTTTGCCGGAGAAGTACTGATATCGGTTATCCTCAAATTGGCTGCGCTTGGTGTAGGAGGCTGGATTGCTTCAGTGCTCGGCTTGATTGTGTGGCAAGGCTTCAGTTTGTTCATCGGTACTATTCAGGCGTTCATCTTCGTTATGCTGACCATGGTGTATTTCTCGCAAATGCTGGAAACCCACGACGAGCACTAA
- a CDS encoding ATP synthase subunit I: MDDLSRYRKVLALATLCFVVVCVLAAALSPDVRSIALGLALGGAIGCINVTYLGYKVRQVADTMAGEGKRRVSLGFLTRAALSLLGVMVAFKAPQVFNMIAVAGGLLLAPILLIIIGIGFSRRER, translated from the coding sequence ATGGATGATTTGTCCCGGTACCGCAAGGTATTGGCGTTGGCAACACTTTGCTTCGTGGTTGTTTGCGTTCTGGCTGCGGCTTTATCCCCGGATGTCCGGAGTATAGCTTTGGGTTTGGCGCTTGGCGGAGCGATTGGCTGCATCAATGTGACCTACCTCGGCTATAAAGTCCGGCAAGTGGCGGATACCATGGCTGGCGAAGGCAAGAGGCGTGTAAGCCTGGGGTTTCTGACCCGTGCTGCACTGAGTCTCTTAGGTGTAATGGTAGCCTTTAAAGCGCCGCAGGTTTTCAATATGATTGCGGTGGCTGGTGGTTTGCTCTTGGCTCCAATTCTTCTTATTATAATAGGGATTGGGTTTTCGCGTAGAGAAAGATAA
- a CDS encoding AtpZ/AtpI family protein: protein MKGPEPPSDPQKQTGKALKAMSLVSAVGIDLAAFTLGGYFLGKWLDSKWNSSGIGVALGVVLGVLCGITGIVFIIKAVMEESDG, encoded by the coding sequence ATGAAGGGTCCTGAACCCCCCTCAGATCCGCAGAAACAAACGGGAAAAGCACTCAAAGCCATGAGTCTCGTCAGTGCCGTCGGCATTGATTTGGCCGCCTTTACTTTAGGGGGCTATTTCTTGGGGAAATGGCTTGACAGCAAGTGGAACAGCTCCGGAATTGGAGTGGCGCTGGGTGTCGTTTTGGGTGTTCTGTGTGGAATAACAGGTATCGTCTTCATTATTAAAGCTGTCATGGAGGAAAGTGATGGATGA
- the wecB gene encoding non-hydrolyzing UDP-N-acetylglucosamine 2-epimerase — MSKIKVMTIFGVRPEAIKMAPLVLELNRHPEHIESVVCVTAQHRELLDQVLEVFKIVPDYDLDVMKDRQTLNEISIRVLEGLEPVLREAKPDLVLVHGDTLTTFLASYASFLQQIQVGHVEAGLRTWNKLSPYPEEMNRQLTGVLADLHFAPTDWSAGNLRHENKKESSIYITGNTVTDVFQYTVQPDYRHPVLDFAAGKRLILMTAHRRESQGEPHRHIFRAVKRIADEFEDVAIVYPVHPSPAVKEPAHEILGGHPRIKLIDPLDVVDLHNFYPHTHLILTDSGGLQEEAPSFGVPVLVLRDTTERPEGIEAGTLELVGTDEEKVYQRTHALLTDQDLYQSMSRAANPYGDGKASERIVNAILHHFGAVEERPEEFHRMFTK; from the coding sequence ATGTCCAAAATTAAAGTGATGACGATTTTCGGAGTGCGCCCTGAGGCGATCAAAATGGCGCCGCTGGTGCTCGAGCTGAACAGACACCCTGAGCATATTGAATCCGTTGTATGCGTAACCGCGCAACACCGTGAATTGCTGGACCAGGTGCTGGAAGTTTTCAAGATCGTTCCCGACTATGATCTGGACGTGATGAAGGACCGCCAGACGCTGAATGAAATCTCGATACGCGTGCTGGAGGGGCTGGAACCTGTACTTCGTGAAGCTAAGCCTGATCTGGTGCTGGTGCACGGGGATACGCTGACGACTTTCCTGGCCAGCTATGCCTCCTTCCTGCAGCAAATTCAGGTAGGACATGTAGAAGCAGGACTTCGGACCTGGAACAAACTTTCCCCATATCCTGAGGAAATGAACCGCCAGCTGACAGGAGTTTTGGCAGATTTGCATTTTGCTCCAACCGATTGGTCAGCCGGCAATTTGAGACACGAGAACAAAAAAGAGTCAAGTATCTATATCACAGGCAACACCGTAACCGATGTGTTTCAATATACCGTACAGCCGGATTACCGGCATCCTGTATTGGATTTTGCAGCAGGAAAAAGACTCATTTTAATGACGGCGCACCGCAGAGAGTCTCAAGGCGAACCGCACCGTCATATTTTCCGTGCTGTCAAAAGAATCGCTGATGAATTTGAAGATGTAGCCATTGTTTATCCCGTGCATCCTAGTCCTGCAGTTAAGGAACCGGCTCATGAGATTCTGGGCGGGCATCCGAGAATTAAGCTGATTGATCCGCTGGATGTTGTTGACCTGCACAATTTTTATCCGCATACCCATCTGATATTGACCGATTCCGGCGGCCTGCAGGAGGAAGCTCCCTCCTTTGGAGTTCCTGTGCTTGTGCTGCGTGATACAACCGAGCGCCCGGAAGGGATCGAGGCCGGAACATTGGAGTTAGTGGGGACGGACGAGGAGAAGGTGTATCAACGGACACATGCTCTGCTGACTGACCAGGATTTGTATCAGTCGATGAGTCGGGCCGCCAACCCGTATGGAGACGGCAAAGCCTCCGAGAGAATTGTCAATGCGATTTTACACCATTTCGGAGCCGTTGAAGAACGTCCGGAGGAATTTCACAGAATGTTCACAAAGTGA
- the upp gene encoding uracil phosphoribosyltransferase yields the protein MGKLVICDHPLIQHKLTFIRDVRTNTKEFREHVDEVATLMAYEITRDIPLETITVQTPVAETQSKVISGRMLGLIPILRAGLGMLEGVLKLLPAAKVGHVGLFRDPDTLQPVEYYIKLPTDVQERELIVIDPMLATGGSAIAAITSLKNRGCTQIKMMNLIAAPEGVAAVQAAHPDVDIYVAALDDHLNDHGYIVPGLGDAGDRLYGTK from the coding sequence ATGGGAAAATTGGTGATTTGCGATCATCCTTTGATTCAGCACAAACTGACATTTATCCGCGATGTGCGGACCAACACGAAAGAGTTCAGAGAACATGTGGATGAAGTGGCTACACTCATGGCCTATGAGATTACACGCGATATTCCGCTGGAGACAATTACTGTGCAGACACCAGTGGCTGAAACACAGAGCAAAGTAATTTCGGGAAGAATGCTGGGTCTGATTCCGATTCTCCGCGCCGGACTTGGAATGCTTGAAGGGGTTCTCAAATTGCTTCCAGCAGCCAAAGTGGGACATGTCGGCCTGTTCCGTGACCCGGATACGCTGCAGCCGGTAGAATACTACATTAAGCTTCCTACGGATGTGCAGGAGCGTGAGCTGATCGTTATCGATCCGATGCTGGCAACCGGGGGTTCGGCCATTGCGGCAATCACCTCGCTGAAGAACCGCGGATGCACCCAGATTAAGATGATGAACCTGATAGCTGCTCCTGAAGGTGTTGCTGCTGTACAAGCTGCTCACCCTGATGTGGACATTTATGTGGCTGCGCTTGATGATCATCTGAACGATCATGGATATATCGTTCCGGGACTTGGCGATGCGGGAGACCGTTTATACGGAACCAAGTAA
- the glyA gene encoding serine hydroxymethyltransferase, producing MMEQLRKSDPAVLEAMGLELSRQRANIELIASENIVSEAVMEAMGSVLTNKYAEGYPGKRYYGGCEDVDIVENLARDRAKQLFGADHANVQPHSGAQANMAVYLAALNPGDTVLGMNLAHGGHLTHGSPVNASGLLYNFVAYGVQEDTFLIDYDEVRKAAFKHRPKLIVAGASAYPRTIDFEALGSIANDVGALFMVDMAHIAGLVAAGLHPSPVPHAHFVTTTTHKTLRGPRGGMILCRQPWAAAIDKAVFPGSQGGPLMHVIASKAVSFGEALQPSFKTYAQNVVKNAKVLAETLIGEGVNIVSGGTDNHLMLLDTRNLNITGKDAEKVLDSIGITVNKNAIPFDPTSPFVTSGIRIGTPAVTSRGMDEQAMVTIGRIIANVLKNPKDEAKLAEAAREVAGLTEQYPIYPGLQY from the coding sequence ATCATGGAACAATTGCGCAAGAGTGACCCGGCAGTACTGGAAGCGATGGGACTGGAGCTGAGCCGTCAGCGTGCCAACATTGAGCTTATTGCTTCGGAGAATATCGTCAGTGAAGCTGTAATGGAAGCCATGGGTTCTGTTCTTACGAATAAATATGCTGAAGGCTATCCGGGCAAACGCTACTATGGCGGCTGTGAAGATGTTGACATCGTAGAGAACCTTGCCCGTGACCGTGCCAAGCAGCTGTTCGGCGCCGATCATGCCAATGTTCAGCCGCATTCCGGTGCTCAGGCGAATATGGCAGTTTATCTGGCCGCACTCAATCCCGGTGATACTGTTCTTGGTATGAACCTTGCTCATGGTGGTCATTTAACGCACGGAAGTCCGGTAAATGCCTCCGGCCTGCTGTATAACTTCGTAGCTTATGGCGTGCAAGAAGATACATTCCTGATTGATTATGATGAAGTGCGCAAAGCGGCGTTCAAACATCGTCCTAAACTGATTGTTGCCGGTGCAAGTGCATACCCGCGGACCATTGATTTTGAAGCGCTGGGTTCGATTGCTAATGATGTTGGTGCGCTGTTCATGGTGGATATGGCACATATCGCCGGTCTGGTTGCTGCCGGTCTTCATCCGAGTCCGGTGCCTCATGCCCATTTCGTGACCACAACGACTCACAAAACTTTGCGCGGACCGCGCGGAGGAATGATTCTGTGCAGACAGCCTTGGGCTGCTGCTATTGATAAGGCGGTATTCCCGGGCTCGCAAGGCGGACCGCTGATGCATGTAATTGCGTCCAAGGCGGTATCGTTTGGCGAAGCACTGCAGCCTTCCTTTAAGACGTATGCCCAAAACGTAGTGAAGAATGCCAAGGTGCTGGCAGAAACGCTGATCGGTGAAGGGGTTAACATTGTTTCTGGCGGCACAGATAACCACCTGATGCTGCTCGATACCCGTAATCTGAACATCACAGGGAAAGATGCAGAAAAGGTACTCGATTCCATCGGCATCACTGTGAACAAAAACGCAATTCCATTCGATCCTACCAGCCCGTTTGTAACGAGCGGCATCCGGATTGGAACACCTGCGGTAACTTCCCGCGGGATGGACGAGCAGGCCATGGTAACCATTGGCCGGATTATCGCAAATGTTCTTAAGAATCCTAAGGATGAAGCGAAATTGGCTGAGGCTGCCCGTGAGGTAGCTGGGTTGACAGAGCAATATCCGATCTACCCGGGCTTGCAGTACTAA
- a CDS encoding TIGR01440 family protein codes for MPEQTEAPAGAELSLAAATAAVVAELAEAGKLGPGKILVVGASTSEVAGVSIGTGGALEVAQQLLQGIRQIAEERGFHTVYQCCEHLNRSLVMERSLLESLGLREVSAVPVPGAGGSMAAAAYSFMADPVLAETIEAHAGIDIGETLIGMHLRRVAVPFRPSLRYIGSARVNAAFSRPPLIGGERAVYRTQETSGSRQCD; via the coding sequence ATGCCGGAACAAACGGAGGCTCCGGCGGGTGCGGAGCTTTCCCTGGCAGCGGCAACCGCTGCTGTAGTGGCTGAGCTTGCTGAAGCCGGCAAGCTCGGACCGGGCAAAATTCTGGTAGTCGGGGCCAGTACCAGTGAGGTTGCCGGTGTCAGCATCGGCACTGGAGGCGCTCTGGAAGTGGCGCAGCAGCTGCTGCAGGGGATACGCCAGATTGCTGAAGAACGGGGATTTCATACGGTGTACCAGTGCTGCGAGCATTTGAACCGTTCGCTGGTTATGGAACGTTCTCTGCTGGAGTCCCTGGGACTGAGAGAGGTATCGGCTGTACCCGTCCCGGGTGCCGGCGGCTCGATGGCCGCTGCCGCCTACAGCTTCATGGCTGATCCGGTTCTGGCTGAGACCATCGAGGCCCATGCCGGGATCGATATCGGCGAGACGCTGATCGGCATGCATCTGCGCCGGGTTGCAGTACCCTTCCGGCCGAGCCTGCGCTACATCGGCTCCGCCAGAGTGAATGCAGCCTTTAGCAGGCCGCCCCTAATCGGCGGAGAACGCGCTGTATACCGGACGCAAGAGACAAGCGGTTCCAGGCAGTGTGATTGA
- a CDS encoding low molecular weight protein arginine phosphatase: MLHILFVCTGNTCRSPMAEGLLRKLAKERGIELEVRSAGVSAISGTSVSRHAAAILRDEGINDHMSSTQLSADIVNWADLVLTLTGGHKRHLLQYFPSAVSKTHTLKEYVYNEEAVNGDIRELDSLYAEAELNLALGKEPKSADLQRIIEIRQRIPSFDISDPFGGSREDYELTAAEIRTALYSLLDKLESLRRL, encoded by the coding sequence ATGCTGCATATTTTATTCGTCTGCACCGGAAATACGTGCCGCAGTCCTATGGCCGAAGGACTTTTGCGGAAGCTCGCGAAGGAGCGGGGAATCGAGCTGGAAGTGCGGTCTGCAGGCGTCTCCGCCATTTCCGGCACTTCCGTATCCAGACATGCCGCAGCCATTCTGCGGGACGAAGGAATCAATGATCATATGAGTTCTACCCAGCTTAGCGCAGATATTGTGAATTGGGCTGATCTGGTGCTGACGCTGACTGGCGGTCATAAACGGCATCTGCTTCAGTATTTCCCGAGCGCAGTCTCTAAGACGCATACGCTCAAAGAATATGTCTATAATGAAGAAGCTGTGAATGGTGATATCAGGGAGCTGGACAGCCTGTATGCAGAAGCAGAGCTGAACCTGGCACTGGGCAAGGAGCCGAAGTCGGCCGATTTGCAGCGGATCATCGAAATCCGGCAGCGGATTCCAAGCTTCGATATTTCGGATCCGTTCGGCGGCTCCCGGGAAGATTATGAACTTACGGCAGCTGAGATCCGTACTGCGCTGTATAGTCTGCTCGACAAGCTGGAGTCCTTGCGCCGTTTGTAA
- a CDS encoding manganese efflux pump MntP, which yields MAGVYAGWGQIVTIAIMAIALGMDAFSLGVGIGMKGIRLLHVLQLSLLIAFFHVLMPLLGLFTGSYVGHLLGQVTTYAAGGLLLLLGGHMVFNSFRRNDSGSRSMDHGTFWGMLLISLSVSVDSFSVGVSLGMFVNSIVLTVLAFGLCGGIMSITGLLLGRRVSRGLGDYGEALGGAILLGFGLLFIF from the coding sequence ATGGCGGGGGTTTATGCTGGCTGGGGCCAGATTGTAACAATTGCCATTATGGCAATCGCACTCGGGATGGACGCTTTTTCCCTCGGCGTAGGGATCGGGATGAAAGGCATCCGTCTTTTGCATGTGCTGCAGCTCAGCCTGCTGATTGCCTTTTTTCATGTGCTGATGCCGCTGCTCGGCTTGTTTACCGGCAGTTATGTGGGCCACTTGCTTGGACAAGTCACAACTTATGCCGCAGGGGGGCTGCTTCTGCTGCTGGGCGGACATATGGTGTTTAACTCTTTTCGCAGAAATGACAGTGGCAGCCGGTCGATGGATCACGGGACGTTCTGGGGTATGCTGCTTATTTCGCTCAGTGTGAGCGTGGATTCCTTCTCGGTGGGAGTGTCTCTTGGAATGTTTGTGAATAGCATAGTTCTAACGGTGCTGGCGTTTGGGTTATGCGGCGGCATTATGTCCATTACCGGCCTGCTGCTGGGAAGGCGGGTCAGCCGCGGACTGGGCGATTACGGGGAAGCGCTGGGCGGGGCGATTCTTCTGGGGTTTGGCTTGCTGTTCATCTTCTGA
- the spoIIR gene encoding stage II sporulation protein R, translating into MRFISPERQDSLRVTFKYTAILFSFLMVLMMVWEGQKSDAAVAEVTIPQESIRLRILANSDGAADQLVKRQIRDKIVEQMNQWVSALEDPQSLEQARALIRRHLPELNELVAGELQKRGIGYDYKVELGVVPFPTKMYGGIVYPAGDYEAVRVTLGAGKGQNWWCVLFPPLCFIDAGSGDAAAKGTDTASAAAAEGTGGKIAASDKETVQTVSAAGKAAGGEAEAPKVRFFLWEMLQNLWSWISGLWA; encoded by the coding sequence ATGAGATTTATATCGCCGGAAAGACAGGATTCCTTACGGGTAACTTTTAAGTATACTGCTATTTTATTTTCTTTTTTGATGGTGCTTATGATGGTTTGGGAAGGACAAAAGAGTGATGCTGCTGTAGCAGAGGTTACGATTCCGCAGGAATCCATCCGCCTGCGTATTCTGGCGAATTCGGACGGAGCTGCAGACCAGCTGGTCAAACGCCAGATCCGCGATAAAATTGTTGAACAGATGAACCAGTGGGTCTCCGCACTTGAAGATCCGCAGAGCCTGGAGCAGGCACGGGCCTTGATCAGACGTCACTTGCCGGAGCTGAATGAACTCGTTGCCGGAGAACTTCAGAAGAGAGGCATCGGGTATGACTATAAAGTTGAACTGGGCGTAGTTCCATTTCCGACCAAGATGTACGGGGGAATCGTATATCCGGCAGGAGATTATGAGGCTGTGCGCGTTACCCTCGGGGCAGGGAAAGGACAGAATTGGTGGTGCGTGCTTTTCCCGCCGCTCTGCTTCATCGATGCAGGATCCGGTGATGCTGCTGCTAAGGGGACGGATACTGCTTCTGCCGCCGCAGCGGAGGGAACAGGCGGGAAGATAGCTGCTTCAGACAAAGAGACTGTTCAAACTGTTTCTGCCGCAGGGAAAGCTGCGGGCGGAGAAGCAGAGGCTCCCAAGGTACGTTTCTTTCTCTGGGAGATGCTGCAGAATTTGTGGAGCTGGATCAGCGGGTTGTGGGCCTGA